In Planktothrix serta PCC 8927, a single genomic region encodes these proteins:
- a CDS encoding DUF1802 family protein, producing the protein MNQLSIATAFCLPAPDIEALNQGRNILVMPRIFMGQGRLFALYPTDIEFNSLPLEQYYRPGFIPTAKQSIAELNQDKVKIKVWAKCEDCQTLDKPEELETLSKLTVWTAAALHKTLEQRGHIFLAYFRVYRLPQPLEIDPVSNSQFISLPYAITVDENQAILDSNQFETLYRKILNRQPPEHPELEELENAIAQLTLTDPDAQFFKDQIQTFLGWKPEQRCKISENLNWIYTINQLGTTAEGGNYEKGTAFEKIVHQSLNFLGFELDQNAKGGAGGMDLYCTKPYPMVGECKAGQSIPAGATQELIRLGGTHLGQQLFNQAVKLIIGPGKPTPQVQKSAQEFKISIINPMTLEKLVKLQAQYPGSVNLFELKDYLQAGQMDDKINEYIEMVVNRLKLRSHIIQLFKQLNQPINLDNLIGAYSFSNPPQPLEREQLKEILIELSSPLTGYLGRTPDERFYFLRELIVDQSQSFD; encoded by the coding sequence ATGAATCAGCTATCTATAGCAACAGCTTTCTGTTTACCCGCGCCTGATATTGAGGCTTTAAACCAAGGTCGAAATATCTTAGTAATGCCTAGAATATTTATGGGACAAGGGCGACTATTTGCCCTTTATCCGACGGATATTGAATTTAATTCCTTACCGTTAGAACAATATTATCGTCCTGGTTTTATTCCAACAGCTAAACAGAGTATTGCAGAACTCAATCAGGATAAAGTTAAAATAAAAGTTTGGGCTAAATGTGAAGATTGCCAAACATTGGATAAACCAGAAGAGTTGGAAACTTTATCAAAATTAACCGTTTGGACAGCAGCAGCCTTACACAAAACCCTAGAACAACGGGGTCATATTTTTCTCGCTTATTTTCGAGTTTATCGACTTCCCCAACCCCTAGAAATTGATCCAGTTTCTAATAGTCAGTTTATTTCCCTTCCTTATGCCATAACCGTTGATGAAAATCAAGCCATTCTTGATTCTAATCAGTTTGAAACTCTATATCGAAAAATTCTCAATCGTCAACCTCCTGAACATCCTGAATTAGAAGAATTAGAAAATGCGATCGCCCAATTAACCCTAACTGATCCTGATGCTCAATTCTTCAAAGATCAGATTCAAACCTTTTTAGGTTGGAAACCTGAACAACGTTGTAAAATTTCTGAAAATTTAAACTGGATTTATACCATTAATCAATTAGGAACAACAGCCGAAGGAGGAAATTATGAAAAAGGTACAGCCTTTGAAAAAATTGTACATCAAAGTTTAAACTTTTTAGGATTTGAACTTGATCAAAATGCCAAAGGTGGCGCCGGGGGAATGGATTTATATTGTACAAAACCCTATCCAATGGTGGGAGAATGTAAAGCCGGACAAAGTATTCCCGCAGGCGCAACCCAAGAATTAATTAGACTCGGAGGAACCCATCTCGGTCAACAACTATTTAATCAAGCGGTTAAATTAATTATTGGCCCTGGTAAACCCACACCACAAGTACAGAAATCAGCCCAAGAATTTAAAATTAGTATTATTAATCCCATGACATTAGAAAAACTCGTTAAACTCCAAGCTCAATATCCCGGTTCAGTCAACTTATTTGAACTCAAAGACTATTTACAAGCAGGTCAAATGGATGATAAAATAAATGAATATATTGAAATGGTGGTTAATCGTTTAAAATTGCGATCGCATATTATTCAACTGTTTAAACAACTCAATCAACCGATCAATTTAGATAATTTGATCGGGGCTTATTCCTTCTCTAACCCCCCACAACCCTTAGAACGAGAACAATTAAAAGAAATCCTGATAGAACTCTCCTCACCCCTAACGGGTTACTTAGGACGTACACCCGATGAGCGCTTTTACTTCCTAAGAGAACTCATAGTAGACCAAAGCCAAAGTTTTGATTAA
- a CDS encoding glycosyltransferase family 4 protein: MHIAWLGKKSPFCGNVTYSREITNALLDRGHRVSFLHFAAYSATERNSEWELENGKWKIFTEDNNSKVTPFPMTQEVSLPCLYKSQVYTIPTLSSSKVLTQSLQRLKPDVVHASLTLSPLDFVLPEICAELNIPLVATFHTPFDYKFRNLKSGTQHLTYQIYAPFLANYDRVIVFSQVQREMLNRLGVAKHRVAVIPNGVDVDKYSPGPSCFKEELGVERVFVYQGRLATEKNVESLLKAWKKSEMGSNCLLVIVGDGPLEASLQASYGPEDGIIWFGFVGDEDRRIEILRGSDVFVLPSRVEGLSISLLEAMSCGTACVATDAGADGEVMEGGAGIIIKTEGVTSQLRTLLPLLRDHPEMIPIVGQKARQRVLERYTLSQNITQLEHLYRDLLQERRLELSHVV; encoded by the coding sequence ATGCACATTGCTTGGCTTGGAAAAAAATCACCCTTCTGCGGTAACGTTACTTATTCTAGGGAAATTACCAACGCCCTGCTAGATCGGGGCCATCGAGTCAGTTTTCTCCACTTTGCCGCCTACAGTGCAACGGAGCGAAACTCGGAATGGGAACTGGAAAACGGTAAATGGAAAATTTTTACAGAGGATAACAATAGCAAGGTGACACCCTTTCCCATGACTCAAGAGGTGTCTTTACCCTGTCTCTATAAATCCCAAGTCTATACCATTCCCACCCTCAGTTCCAGCAAAGTCCTCACGCAGTCCTTACAACGGCTGAAACCGGATGTTGTTCATGCGTCCTTGACTCTTTCGCCTTTGGATTTCGTCTTACCCGAAATTTGTGCAGAACTGAATATCCCCTTGGTGGCGACCTTTCACACCCCCTTTGACTACAAATTCCGCAATCTCAAATCGGGGACACAACATTTAACCTATCAAATCTACGCGCCTTTTTTAGCAAACTATGACCGTGTAATTGTGTTTTCCCAAGTTCAACGGGAGATGTTAAACCGTCTGGGTGTGGCGAAACATCGGGTTGCGGTAATTCCGAATGGGGTAGATGTGGATAAATATTCTCCGGGGCCATCCTGTTTTAAGGAAGAATTGGGAGTTGAACGGGTTTTTGTCTATCAGGGACGTCTAGCAACGGAAAAAAACGTTGAGTCCCTGCTGAAAGCCTGGAAAAAGTCGGAAATGGGGTCAAATTGTCTATTAGTCATTGTCGGCGATGGGCCATTAGAAGCCTCTTTACAAGCCTCCTATGGGCCAGAAGATGGGATCATCTGGTTTGGGTTTGTCGGAGATGAAGACCGACGCATTGAAATTCTGCGGGGGTCGGATGTCTTTGTTTTACCGTCGAGAGTGGAAGGGTTATCGATCTCTTTATTAGAGGCGATGTCCTGTGGGACTGCTTGTGTGGCGACGGATGCGGGGGCTGATGGGGAGGTGATGGAAGGTGGCGCCGGAATTATTATAAAAACTGAAGGCGTTACTTCCCAACTGCGAACTCTATTACCTCTATTACGAGATCATCCTGAAATGATTCCGATTGTGGGTCAGAAAGCCCGTCAACGGGTTTTAGAACGCTATACCCTCAGCCAAAATATTACTCAATTAGAACATCTCTATCGAGATTTGTTACAAGAACGGCGTTTAGAATTGAGCCATGTTGTTTAA
- a CDS encoding cyclin-dependent kinase inhibitor 3 family protein has translation MNYARTSNNFPINVDFLPPDVIPFNGKIGMTYAPGKSHQGMHVLWDRSLYHDLDRLRYFYHTDVLVSLIEPHEFHKVQIPTLFPEAQARGMETIWFPIPDLKVPTSMEGVINLVPQILDRAKAGKTVVVHCMGGFGRTGTIVSCCLVTLGYTPENAIAIVRHTREYCVETTKQEEYVSLFSQAWKQSSIVGAGLRSSVST, from the coding sequence ATGAACTACGCCAGAACATCCAATAACTTCCCCATTAACGTTGATTTTCTCCCCCCTGACGTCATCCCCTTTAACGGAAAAATCGGCATGACCTACGCCCCCGGAAAATCTCATCAAGGGATGCACGTTCTCTGGGATCGGAGCTTATATCACGACCTAGACCGCCTGCGCTACTTCTATCACACCGATGTTTTGGTATCCCTAATTGAACCCCACGAATTTCATAAAGTCCAAATTCCCACCCTCTTCCCCGAAGCTCAAGCTAGAGGAATGGAAACAATTTGGTTTCCCATTCCTGACTTGAAAGTTCCGACCTCAATGGAAGGCGTCATTAACCTAGTCCCCCAAATTCTCGATCGAGCCAAAGCAGGTAAAACCGTTGTCGTTCACTGTATGGGGGGATTTGGACGCACCGGAACTATTGTGTCTTGCTGTTTAGTGACCTTGGGTTATACTCCAGAAAATGCGATCGCTATTGTCCGCCATACCCGTGAATATTGCGTTGAAACCACCAAACAAGAAGAATATGTCAGCCTATTTTCCCAAGCGTGGAAGCAGTCATCAATTGTCGGGGCGGGGTTACGCTCATCCGTGTCAACTTAA
- a CDS encoding DNA methyltransferase, which translates to MTLPNKPPYNTLKPKATSTVGRGKVVKLDVSPSFSQWNDEFVTLCLGDSLEYYAQWEQPTVIVSDGAYGVLGFEGDTSDHLDLPQWYEPHIQAWSKAAIPCTTLWFWNSEIGWAVVHPILEKYGWRYVNCNIWNKGKGHIAGNVNTEKIRRFPVVTEVCVQYVREVTINNLPLKTWLLKEWKRSGLPLKRANEACGVADAATRKYFDQGHLWYFPPPEMFERLVNYANEKGNSEGKPYFSLDNKRALTKQEWSKMRSKFQCPHGFTNVWERSALRGNERIKTKSGKALHLNQKPLDLMSLIIQSSSDENDIIWEPFGGLFSASLAARQLNRKAYSCEIDPDYFYWGTERFNPEFYQYSLL; encoded by the coding sequence ATGACTTTACCTAACAAACCCCCCTACAACACTTTAAAACCCAAAGCAACAAGTACAGTCGGTCGTGGAAAAGTCGTTAAACTAGATGTAAGTCCAAGCTTTTCTCAATGGAATGATGAATTTGTTACGTTGTGTTTAGGTGATAGCCTCGAATATTATGCTCAATGGGAACAACCGACTGTTATTGTTTCCGATGGGGCTTATGGTGTTTTAGGATTTGAAGGAGATACATCAGATCATTTGGATTTACCTCAGTGGTATGAACCTCATATTCAAGCTTGGTCAAAAGCAGCGATACCTTGTACTACCCTTTGGTTTTGGAATTCAGAAATAGGTTGGGCTGTTGTTCATCCCATTCTTGAAAAATACGGTTGGCGTTATGTGAATTGCAATATTTGGAATAAAGGCAAAGGTCATATTGCAGGAAATGTTAATACCGAAAAAATTCGCAGGTTTCCAGTTGTTACAGAAGTTTGTGTTCAATATGTTAGAGAAGTAACGATTAACAATTTGCCGTTGAAAACATGGTTGCTGAAAGAATGGAAACGTTCAGGACTACCCCTCAAACGCGCAAATGAGGCTTGCGGTGTTGCTGATGCTGCAACCAGAAAATATTTTGATCAAGGACATTTATGGTATTTTCCTCCGCCAGAAATGTTTGAACGTCTCGTTAATTATGCTAATGAAAAGGGTAATTCAGAAGGTAAACCTTATTTTTCTTTAGATAATAAACGCGCTTTGACGAAACAAGAATGGAGCAAAATGCGCTCAAAATTTCAATGTCCTCATGGGTTTACAAATGTTTGGGAACGTTCTGCTTTACGAGGAAATGAACGAATTAAAACTAAATCTGGTAAAGCATTACATCTGAATCAAAAACCGCTTGATCTCATGAGTCTAATTATTCAATCTTCTAGTGATGAAAATGATATTATCTGGGAACCGTTTGGAGGTTTGTTTAGTGCTTCTCTGGCAGCCCGTCAGTTAAATCGAAAAGCCTATTCCTGTGAAATTGACCCTGACTATTTTTACTGGGGTACAGAGAGATTTAATCCAGAATTTTATCAATACTCTCTTCTTTAA
- a CDS encoding cysteine dioxygenase family protein, with protein MTGQNWFVSNDGQCNLLKTIPFGENTTHPYRLYRFLTDLEDILDKISDDRLRLQAICPLVRQLLESSSWLQFAFLEPDPQTGWAVQNLYDEPFFPLTVQLVAWTPGAISPIHNHGSWGVVALLNGEEKNTFWQRSPTAKFPDRIQTIRDHLLTPGDILCLMPNAIHQVEAMTPNPTISLNLYGETYHDLRFEFDPILHTAYNF; from the coding sequence ATGACCGGACAAAACTGGTTTGTTAGTAATGATGGACAGTGTAATCTCTTGAAAACTATTCCTTTTGGGGAAAATACAACTCATCCCTATCGTTTATATCGCTTTCTAACTGACCTTGAAGATATATTAGATAAAATTAGTGATGATCGTTTACGACTCCAAGCGATTTGTCCTCTGGTGCGTCAATTATTAGAGAGTTCTTCTTGGTTACAATTTGCATTTTTAGAACCCGATCCCCAAACGGGTTGGGCTGTTCAAAACCTCTATGATGAACCTTTTTTTCCCCTAACAGTGCAGTTAGTTGCTTGGACTCCGGGCGCTATTTCTCCAATTCATAATCATGGGAGTTGGGGAGTTGTTGCGCTGTTAAATGGAGAAGAAAAAAATACATTTTGGCAGCGATCGCCTACTGCTAAATTTCCAGATCGCATTCAAACTATTAGGGATCATTTATTGACTCCGGGCGATATTCTCTGTTTAATGCCTAATGCCATTCATCAAGTAGAAGCTATGACTCCAAACCCAACAATTAGTTTAAATTTGTATGGTGAAACTTATCATGACCTAAGATTTGAGTTTGATCCTATTTTACACACAGCCTACAACTTTTAA
- a CDS encoding ATP-dependent Clp protease ATP-binding subunit, translating to MFEYFSDKAIKAVMLAQEEARRLGHNFVGTEQLLVGLMSEGTNIAAKTLTKQGLVLREVQKEVEAIIGRGSGFLPVEIPFTPRAKRIFETAMKEARQMGNNYIGPEHILLGLLQDNEGVAAKVLENLGVDRSQLRTEVIRALGEDTTVAAGSSNRRGSAKTATLDEFGTNLTQLAAEGKLDPMVGRQKEIERVIQILGRRTKNNPVLVGEPGVGKTAIAEGLAQRIVNNDVPDMLENKQVISLSMGTLIAGTRFRGEFEERLKTIVEEIRTAGNIILVIDEIHTLVGAGAIEGTMDASNMLKPALARGELQCLGATTLDEYRKYIERDAALERRFQPVMVGEPSVEETVEILFGLRRAYEQHHQLTISDQALYAAATLSDRYISDRFLPDKAIDLIDEAGSRVRLMNSKVPPELRELKRELTKVIAEKETAVKLQDFDKASELRDRELEIKDKLETPAEKLSSTSTSLVVTEEDIADVLGAWTGIPVTKLTESESVKLLSLEDTLHQRLIGQNEAVNAVSRAIRRARVGLKNPNRPIASFIFSGPTGVGKTELTKALAAYFFGSEAAMIRLDMSEYMERHTVSKLIGSPPGFVGYEEGGQLTEAVRRRPYTVVLFDEIEKAHPDVFNLLLQILEDGRLTDAKGRVVSFKNTLIVMTSNVGSKVIEKGGGGLGFEWSASEEDQQYNRIRNLVNEELKQYFRPEFLNRLDEIIVFRQLQKSEIKQIADILLRELLARLTEREITLTVSERFKDHLVNVGFDPKYGARPLRRALMNLLEDALAEALLAGTIKDGDRAFVDVDPEGKVTILPGDQALNSINEYAITHS from the coding sequence ATGTTTGAATACTTCTCGGATAAAGCAATTAAGGCGGTGATGTTAGCTCAGGAAGAAGCCCGACGCCTGGGACATAACTTTGTTGGAACCGAACAACTGCTCGTCGGTTTAATGAGTGAAGGAACCAATATTGCAGCCAAAACGCTGACAAAGCAAGGGTTAGTCCTGCGCGAGGTGCAAAAAGAAGTTGAAGCCATTATTGGTCGTGGGTCAGGTTTTCTCCCGGTAGAAATTCCCTTTACCCCCAGGGCCAAACGCATCTTTGAAACGGCCATGAAAGAAGCCCGCCAAATGGGGAATAACTATATTGGCCCCGAACATATTTTATTAGGATTATTACAAGACAACGAAGGGGTGGCGGCAAAAGTCCTAGAAAATCTGGGCGTTGACCGTTCTCAACTGCGTACCGAAGTGATTAGAGCTTTAGGGGAAGATACCACAGTCGCCGCCGGAAGCAGCAATCGCCGAGGTTCTGCCAAAACTGCAACCTTAGACGAATTTGGTACTAACTTAACCCAACTGGCCGCCGAAGGCAAACTAGACCCGATGGTGGGTCGCCAAAAAGAAATTGAGCGTGTGATTCAAATTCTAGGACGTCGCACGAAAAATAACCCCGTGTTGGTAGGTGAACCCGGAGTCGGGAAAACCGCCATTGCGGAAGGGTTAGCTCAACGCATTGTCAATAACGATGTTCCCGATATGCTGGAAAATAAACAAGTGATTAGCTTGAGCATGGGAACCTTAATCGCCGGAACCCGGTTTCGAGGTGAATTTGAGGAACGACTCAAAACCATTGTTGAAGAAATTCGCACGGCGGGCAATATTATTTTAGTTATTGATGAAATTCATACTCTCGTCGGTGCAGGTGCAATTGAAGGTACAATGGATGCCTCTAATATGCTGAAACCCGCCCTAGCAAGGGGTGAATTGCAATGTTTGGGGGCGACAACCCTTGATGAATACCGCAAATATATTGAACGGGATGCGGCCTTAGAACGTCGGTTTCAACCCGTGATGGTCGGTGAACCCTCCGTTGAAGAAACCGTTGAAATTCTGTTTGGGTTGCGTCGTGCTTATGAACAACACCATCAGTTAACAATTTCTGATCAAGCTTTATACGCGGCGGCGACCTTATCAGATCGTTATATTAGCGATCGCTTTTTACCCGATAAAGCCATTGATTTAATTGATGAAGCGGGTTCACGAGTTCGGCTGATGAATTCCAAAGTTCCCCCAGAATTACGCGAATTAAAACGGGAATTAACGAAAGTTATTGCGGAAAAAGAAACGGCGGTAAAACTGCAAGATTTCGATAAAGCCAGTGAATTGCGCGATCGAGAATTGGAAATTAAGGATAAACTAGAAACCCCGGCGGAAAAACTGAGTTCTACCTCAACTTCTTTAGTTGTTACTGAAGAAGATATCGCCGATGTATTAGGAGCTTGGACAGGCATTCCGGTGACTAAATTAACCGAATCTGAATCGGTAAAATTATTGAGCTTGGAAGATACTTTACATCAACGATTGATTGGTCAAAATGAAGCGGTAAACGCCGTTTCTCGCGCCATTCGTCGCGCTCGTGTGGGGTTAAAAAATCCCAACCGACCCATTGCTAGTTTCATTTTTTCTGGCCCTACAGGAGTCGGAAAAACGGAATTAACTAAAGCCTTAGCCGCCTATTTCTTTGGGTCAGAAGCAGCGATGATTCGCTTAGATATGTCGGAATATATGGAACGCCATACGGTTTCTAAATTAATTGGTTCTCCTCCTGGATTTGTTGGCTATGAAGAAGGCGGACAATTAACAGAAGCAGTGCGTCGTCGTCCCTATACGGTGGTGTTATTTGATGAAATTGAAAAAGCTCACCCGGATGTCTTCAATTTGTTATTACAAATTTTAGAAGATGGACGCTTAACCGATGCTAAAGGTCGGGTTGTCAGTTTCAAAAATACCTTGATCGTCATGACTTCTAACGTCGGTTCTAAGGTGATTGAAAAAGGCGGTGGCGGTTTAGGTTTTGAATGGTCTGCTTCGGAAGAAGATCAACAATATAACCGCATTCGCAATTTAGTGAATGAGGAATTGAAACAATATTTCCGTCCTGAGTTTCTTAACCGTTTAGATGAAATTATTGTCTTCCGTCAATTGCAGAAATCTGAAATTAAGCAAATTGCAGATATTTTACTGCGAGAACTCTTAGCTCGGTTAACTGAACGGGAGATTACCTTAACGGTAAGTGAACGGTTCAAAGACCATTTAGTCAATGTGGGTTTTGATCCCAAGTATGGAGCAAGACCCTTACGTCGAGCACTAATGAATCTGTTAGAAGATGCTCTAGCAGAAGCGTTATTAGCGGGAACAATTAAAGATGGCGATCGCGCATTTGTTGATGTTGATCCTGAAGGTAAAGTCACAATTTTACCCGGAGATCAAGCCCTAAATTCAATCAATGAATACGCGATCACTCATTCTTAA
- a CDS encoding carboxypeptidase M32, which translates to MSASSSPNPKFTQLLDRLTEINDIKAAISLLYWDQATYMPPGGAQARGRQMATLRRLAHEKFTDPVLGQLLEDLRTEAANLPYPSLEASLIRVTRRDYDRAVRVPSTLMAQISQHQSAAYNAWAKAREAESFAIVQPYLQTTLELSQEYADCFPGYEHIADPLIDQQDEGMTVGTVRSLFEPLRQQLVPMVEAITACTPLNDSYLYQNFSPKEQLKFSLGVIHCLGYDLKRGRQDKTLHPFMTKFSIDDVRITTRVYEHHLEQALFSTIHEAGHALYEQGINSELEGTPLAGGASSGLHESQARLWENMIGRSRGFWEWFYPRLQGVFMRQLGQVTTQQFYQAINKVTPSLIRTDADEVTYNLHIMIRFDLELAMLEGKLAISDLPEAWNERYRKDLGVIPTTDVEGVLQDVHWYIGLIGGMFQSYTLGNLIAAQIYDTVVHFDPEIPFEIERGSVKRLLEWLQQNIYQHGRKFTTQELIEQVTGSSLTIDPFLHYIRHKYEYLYQCKL; encoded by the coding sequence ATGTCCGCTTCTTCGTCCCCAAACCCAAAATTCACGCAACTGCTTGATCGCCTCACGGAAATTAACGATATTAAAGCGGCAATTTCCCTATTGTATTGGGATCAAGCCACCTATATGCCTCCTGGTGGTGCTCAAGCTAGAGGCCGACAAATGGCAACGTTACGACGTCTGGCCCATGAAAAATTTACCGATCCCGTTTTGGGACAACTCTTAGAAGACTTACGGACAGAAGCCGCCAACCTTCCCTACCCTTCCCTAGAAGCCAGTTTAATTCGTGTCACTCGTCGAGATTATGATCGGGCCGTGCGAGTTCCTTCAACACTGATGGCCCAGATATCTCAACATCAATCTGCCGCCTATAACGCCTGGGCGAAAGCACGGGAAGCCGAAAGTTTTGCCATCGTTCAGCCCTATTTACAAACAACCTTAGAATTAAGTCAGGAATATGCCGATTGTTTTCCGGGGTATGAACATATTGCCGATCCCTTAATTGATCAACAGGATGAAGGCATGACGGTGGGGACGGTGCGATCGCTATTTGAGCCCCTGCGTCAACAATTAGTGCCGATGGTGGAAGCGATCACCGCTTGTACTCCGTTAAATGACTCTTATTTATATCAAAACTTTTCTCCAAAAGAACAACTTAAATTTAGTCTGGGAGTAATTCACTGTTTAGGTTATGACTTAAAACGGGGACGACAGGATAAAACCCTGCATCCGTTTATGACAAAATTCTCGATTGATGATGTCAGAATTACTACCCGTGTTTATGAACACCATCTCGAACAAGCGCTATTTAGTACCATTCACGAAGCGGGTCATGCGCTTTATGAACAAGGAATTAATTCAGAATTAGAAGGAACACCGTTAGCGGGAGGTGCTTCCTCTGGTTTACATGAAAGTCAAGCCCGTTTATGGGAAAATATGATCGGTCGCAGTCGGGGGTTTTGGGAATGGTTTTATCCTCGGTTACAGGGGGTATTTATGCGACAGTTAGGACAGGTAACAACCCAACAATTTTATCAAGCCATTAATAAAGTTACACCCTCTTTAATTCGGACGGATGCGGATGAAGTTACCTATAATTTACATATCATGATTCGCTTTGATTTAGAGTTAGCAATGTTAGAGGGAAAATTAGCAATTTCTGATTTACCTGAAGCTTGGAATGAACGCTATAGAAAGGATTTAGGCGTTATCCCGACAACAGATGTCGAGGGAGTATTACAAGATGTACATTGGTATATTGGATTAATTGGGGGAATGTTCCAAAGTTATACATTAGGAAATTTAATCGCAGCCCAAATTTATGATACCGTTGTTCATTTCGATCCTGAAATCCCCTTTGAAATTGAACGGGGAAGCGTAAAACGGTTGTTAGAATGGTTGCAACAAAATATTTATCAACACGGCCGGAAATTCACAACCCAAGAATTAATTGAACAGGTTACAGGTTCATCTTTAACGATTGATCCATTTTTACATTATATTCGTCATAAATATGAATATCTCTACCAATGCAAATTATGA
- a CDS encoding YHS domain-containing (seleno)protein, which yields MKVQYITTIAIAAILGLVTANISNANSNVLTRSNSITLSSQVAQSNPCAGKDNPCAGKANPCAGKTSAATTRHPQFYTENGIALDGQDVVAYFTQNKLMTGMSQFKHSWGGTNWLFSSAANRDLFAQNPEKYAPQYGGYCAQGASEAHLVATQPDAWKIVNGKLYLNYDKTVQAQWITDIPGHIASANKNWPAILNNNDLFR from the coding sequence ATGAAAGTACAATACATTACGACCATCGCTATTGCCGCTATTCTAGGATTAGTAACAGCTAATATCAGCAATGCCAATTCTAATGTTTTAACACGCTCTAATTCTATAACTCTTTCATCTCAGGTTGCACAGTCTAACCCTTGCGCGGGTAAAGATAATCCTTGTGCGGGTAAAGCTAATCCTTGTGCGGGTAAAACTAGCGCTGCAACAACCCGTCACCCTCAATTTTACACGGAAAATGGTATAGCTTTGGATGGTCAGGATGTCGTTGCCTATTTCACCCAAAATAAACTTATGACTGGAATGTCACAATTTAAGCACAGTTGGGGAGGAACAAATTGGCTATTTTCGAGTGCGGCTAACCGTGATCTGTTTGCTCAAAATCCTGAAAAATACGCTCCTCAATACGGTGGATATTGTGCCCAAGGTGCGAGTGAAGCCCATCTTGTAGCGACTCAGCCTGACGCCTGGAAAATTGTTAATGGAAAGCTCTATCTAAATTATGATAAAACTGTACAAGCTCAATGGATCACGGATATTCCGGGTCATATTGCTTCAGCTAATAAAAATTGGCCTGCTATTCTGAATAATAATGATTTGTTTCGTTAG
- the arfB gene encoding alternative ribosome rescue aminoacyl-tRNA hydrolase ArfB — translation MLEISKMVSIPENEIEMSAVRSQGAGGQNVNKVASAIHLRFNIIASSLPEHYKERLLKINDQRITKEGVIVIKAQEYRTQEQNREEALQRLQTLIKSAIAIPKPRKPSKPTRSSQRKRMDSKTKRSHLKMMRGKVITE, via the coding sequence ATGCTAGAAATTTCTAAGATGGTGAGCATTCCAGAGAATGAAATTGAGATGAGTGCAGTTCGTTCTCAGGGTGCAGGGGGGCAAAATGTTAATAAGGTCGCTAGTGCAATTCATCTGCGCTTTAATATTATCGCTTCTTCATTACCTGAACATTACAAAGAGCGGTTATTAAAGATTAATGATCAACGGATTACTAAAGAAGGGGTGATCGTGATCAAAGCTCAAGAATACCGTACTCAAGAGCAGAATCGAGAAGAAGCATTACAACGACTTCAAACCTTAATTAAAAGTGCGATCGCCATTCCTAAACCCCGCAAACCGAGTAAACCCACTCGCAGTTCTCAAAGAAAGCGGATGGATAGTAAAACGAAGCGATCGCACCTAAAAATGATGCGCGGAAAAGTCATTACAGAGTAG
- a CDS encoding DUF1823 family protein, with translation MTNSLELPPLNTDTIWAIINEEIDDAIVNQLVWYYLGYQYNPETNQWDGTNVDPHWKEEYPEPPDFIDSRPATVKLTRSIPAENKQLLKEALGFKGYKIGEFNPRDTRRATMANWLLSQMKEMKLI, from the coding sequence ATGACTAACTCCCTGGAACTTCCCCCGTTAAATACAGATACCATCTGGGCCATTATCAATGAAGAAATTGATGATGCCATCGTTAATCAATTGGTTTGGTATTATCTGGGATATCAGTATAACCCTGAAACGAATCAATGGGATGGAACGAATGTTGACCCCCATTGGAAAGAAGAATATCCAGAGCCTCCTGATTTTATTGATAGTCGTCCTGCAACGGTAAAATTAACTCGCTCTATTCCCGCAGAAAATAAACAACTCCTTAAGGAAGCACTCGGTTTTAAAGGTTATAAAATAGGAGAGTTTAACCCTAGGGATACTCGACGAGCAACGATGGCTAATTGGTTATTATCTCAAATGAAAGAAATGAAATTGATTTAA